GTGGAATGGGGTTCTATGGCCGAGCTGCTGcatccaaaccatacatcaccAAGCACAGTATAAAGTCTTGGATGCAGTGGGGTAAAACATGCACCACTAGATCCCAGAGCAGTGAAGATGTGTTCTATAAAGTGGCGTATTATGCTTTTCCATCTGTTTTCGGGAATGTTGCCAGGGGAACAGTACTTGTCTGAGTGCACTGTTCCAAGTGTAAAGTTTAGTGGAGTGGGGATTGTGGTGTTGagttgtttttcaggagttggaCTCAGCCCCTTAGCTCGCGTGAAAgaaactcttaatgcttcagcatacaaaaatattttgcagcaatttcatgctcccaactCTGTGGGAATATTTTGGGGATGGGTCCTTCCTGTTCCTACGTGACTGGACACCAGCCCTCAAAGCAAATTCCAATTGATTGCAGTTAAAAAACAGCCACCTGATATACAGGTGGCTGTTTTTTAACTGCCATCAGTGTGTAGTAGTATGTCAaggaaacaaataaagaaaaatagtaaaaGAAAGTAGTAATAATCATCCATaatattttgaatgtgaaaaaaagaaaaatccaactGACAGCTTCAACTAAACCAATAGAGTAGGAATTATAGAGGCTCCCAAAAATACCTTTGGACTTACCAAAAAAgtttaaactgtaaataaaaaactgaatatAATAATTTGTAAATCTTATAAACCAATATTCTATTAACAATAGCGTTTCAAAATAATGTTAGCATAAAATTGTGGACCCTTTGAAAATCTTATCATCTATATCTGGTCTCCTCAGTTCCTAGATGTTTATAGACTGTTGTTAACAGAAGAGGGATGTTACAGAGAGTCAAACACGGCCCTGTCCCAACTTTATAGATGTATTGCTGCTAtcacattcaaaatgagctaaagTCTTTcttaaaatgttgcattttctcAGGTTAAACAGGATACATTCTCTATATTCTATTCAATATGCAATATGGGGTTGTGAGATTTACATTAAATTTTACACcatgtcccaacttttttgaacCTGTGGTTGTATGTATGTTATGGTGTTGTGGACATTTCTAGAGATTTTTTGCAAATCTGTAAAAACTGTAATTCAGCACAACCACTTGAAAGTAAACTTGTTTGCTTTCTTCATACACCAACATTCCCGATTCCAATTATACACTTTTAGATGCCTTCAGAAGCAATTTTCTTTCATCTGAGTCATCTTCTTGTGAAAACTGTGAACAGAATTATAGGCTCCACCTTGAATTTCAGCTGTACTACAATTAAAAAACTCTTAGTATAATTTGTATTTTAGTCGTAATTCTTCACTTTAAATGTGCAGAAATCACGTTCCCTCCTTTTATAGAGAATACTTGTCTATTTCAAGCATCTCTAATAGTCTGGAAGAATACTTTTACCATTGTTGAGACTCTcggttttattttttagacaactgaagaaaaagagctGGCCTGCTTCTTGTCCATGTGTCTCTTCACCAGCTAAACAAATTCACTTGTAAGAGCATGCCCAAATCACTTAACATACCTTTGATGTTAAGGATACTAATTTCCCCAAAGAAATTCCCATCACTCAGCACAGCAAATTCTGTAACCCCATCATCTGCCACAACTGCCAATTTTCCTTCTTTGATGATGTACATTTCATGGCCCACATCTCCTTTCCTGCAGACGTACTCTCCTGGACTGAACACCTACAAGATGAAAAGATAAAGAGCAGGTGACACTTCATCAGCCTCAAAGGATTGTTATATTCCAAAAGCACTGTCAAGGTAAACCAACAACAGTGTTAAATTTGGATCTGCAAGATAACAGTAAGCTACTGAACCACATTCCACAGAGAGCAGGTGCCATTCACTTTAGTTGTGTGCTCTATAAACAAATTAGTGACTATAAGTTACAAACACAGCTTTGCCAGCTTTCTGACCTGAGGAGTTAGTTTGAGAACCAGCTCCTCCAGCAGACTTCTGTCGCAGTTCTGGAAGATGGTGACTTTGGAGAGTGTGCGAAGATGAACGCTGACCGTGATCTCTGTCCTCATATGCAGAGGCAGCTGCTGCAGGATTTCATTTTCTCGCATGATCTTCTTGTTGATGTAAAGATGCTGGTACCAGTTGTTGATACGCTCTCGAAGCTCCTTGCTGATGTGATGACTACGCAGGTATGCCTTTAcctgaaagaaggaaagaaaaacttgATTTTCTATAAATGTTAGCTAAAGAAAGCTATCACACAATCTTCATTATTAAAAGTCTTTTCAATAAGCTTGGCTCTTCCATCAGCTTACCAGCTCATGGTTAGGGAAGAAGACATTATCGCGATCTCTTAGGCTTGTGATGACATTGCCGATATTGCCAACAATTGACGCAAACACCAACACAGCAATGAGCAAGTCTGCGATCATAAACAAGAACTCCTCTTCCCTTTCTGGCTGGGGGACGTCTCCCACTGTGGTTAAAATCTGAGCGGAAAACCAGAAACAGTAAAAGTACTGACGTCGCATGGAGCCAAACTCTGTGTTGGTGATATTAGGGTAAACCCAAGGATCACTTCCAAAGCCGAGGCTGCTGGACAGCGCAAAGTACAGACAGGTATTCCAGTGGATAAGCACAAAGATGTAGATCATGAGCTTGGCAATGCGGAAGGTGTTGGGGTAGGAGGTTCTTGTCTCCATGCGGTCCAAGGCCTCGTTGAGTCGTGGGATACGCAAAAGGCGGTTGATTCTGACCAGAGGAGTTTGGATGCCGAATGCAAAATACAGGAAGTCGAAAGGAAGAATGGAAGCCAGGTCCCAGAGGAAATGTTTAGAGCGCAGGTAGCGCTTCCTCAACTGAATCAGGTCTTTGACCAGGATGCCCTGATCCAAGTAACCTGAAGAGGCAAAAACAGTGTTTAATGAAGCCCAGAATACTCATCATACAGTGATGTAATTTATCAATACACAGGTTGGCTCTAACTGTTAGAAAGCATCCAAATGACTTTTCCTCATTATAGCTATAGCCATAGCTACAGCGGCCACATGAATAGAAGCAGCTAGGGAAAAAAGACTGTCATATTTAATATGATAAAGGGTTATGTAAAACTTGCACGTGACAAAAGTAAGTTGGAATTTGAACTCCCACTGTAAACCGACAGAATTACCAGTGTGAAGAGTGATGATCATATCAATCATATACATGAGGTCTGACACATAGTCCAGAGTAAGCCACACAGGGAGGTAGCTCAGTGCTATCATAGTGAAACAAGTCCTGAAAAACACAAGCATTGCTTCAGAAAATGTCCTATCACGCACTGTTGTTATATGCTTAGGAATGATTACCATTTGCAAACATACCACACTGCACTACTTTACCTCAAAATGATGATTACCCAGTTGTAAACGATGGGTAGTGTCATGACCTGAATCCAGACATAATAAAACTGCTCAGCTGGATCAACAATGAACTCGTTCCAGCTGAGAAATGTTGAAGAAGGGAAAGAAGAGAAGAACAGAGTCACATAAATATTATGATTCGAGACTTGTCATAGTCAAATTATTAACCAAAGCATTGCTTGTGACAGGAAAATGTATTAGGATTTTTCACTGTGAAATATTTGCCAAAACAGGAGcccaaacaaaacaatgaaagactCTTGTCATGAATAAATGATATTATATCTGATCTAATTTGTGTTAATTATCTCAAACAGGTCAAatgttttaaatcttaataattAGAAACATGTTGTCATTCTACAAGCTGCCTAATTGAATAACagccttgttgttgttgtatcacagctgcacttttctttttccaaaaaGATTCAGCTTAATCAATAATACTTACTTAAATTTCAAAATTCTGCCCAGGAAAGTGTTATGGTTTCCCTTATCCTTGACACCATCGTGTCCTTCCCCACTGGCTTTCTGCCCCTGTTGCCGCCTAAACAGCCTCTGCCAACGGTTCCCTCTGATACTAACATCACCTGTTATATCCATTTTCCAAACATCGGTCTTAAATGAACGTATTTTTTAGGCAAGTACTGCTCATGATGAAGAGGAACACACAGGCACCACTGTAGAGTCCACCTAACAACAACCCAGGTCTACCTGATCACTGCCTGGTGATGCTGGTCTCTATGGAGGGAAACCATAACAGATGTCATGTGTCTTCTGGGAATTCTTAACTCTCTCGGAAAACAAGGGCAGGCTATCTCTTTAAAATTCAGACACAGCAAACACTGACAGGATTATAGAGCCCAAACTACAGAGAGGATGTCACTGTGTGTCTATAAATTAATAGggtatggatttttttttaatatacctTAAATTTGACTTGATTATTGAGATTGTTTAATTTTTGTCATCTTCTTGTAATATTGTAAAGTCTTTAGCCTACAATATAGTTGGTGTAAAATAAATTTTGAAATACTCAACTTAAAATGTTGACATAATAATACAAAATTAACACTTATAAatggcttttctttttccccagTGGTAAAAACTTCCATACATTTCTGGATTCGCTATGTGGATTTGCTTTCCATGTTTCCATGTTTAAGCTACGCTGTTTTATTTGACTGCTGCGGGTCTTTACGTTTAGATAAGCTCTCCTTATTTGCCTGTGCTTAGTTTATTTGCATGGCTTTTCTGAAGGTGGAGTAACTGGAGCTTTCAGGTCCACTGATAAAAAACAATTATCCGACTAAGAGGTGAGGACTGCAAACTAACTCCAAAGTCAGACATGGTGCCAAGCAATTTTTCACAAGTTTCAGCTTTGTGCATTGTGTTTAGCACGCAGTGTATATAATCTGGGCACTTTAAAGCCCTCATACAGCTGTGCGAAGCAGCGTCGCTGTGAGTCAGAGAAGACGTGTGGGCGGAGTTAAAGTAAGATGGCTGCGGGAAAGCGAAGAGTGTTTGAGAAACCATCAAATGGGATGTTTATCTGTTGCTAACAGGATGCACAGCAGCCTCAGTGAAGGAGTGGTTGATTTCTTAGCGTCCCTGACTCACTGTGGTCTGTCTTGCCGGTTGTCTTTTGGTCGCCTCCTATCTTGTAATCGCTTACTGCTCTGACATTGTGGAATTCATCAGCAGCTAGTCGCTAGCAGCATACCAGCGCTAACTTACTAGCAACCAGCTAGCAGGTAGCTGCCCAAGGAAAACACCACCTCGCAACAACTGTTGAGACTCACACAAGGTAGGGAGATTCTCGATGACCTCATAGTGAAGTTCAACAGCATGACAACTAGATAAATTAACTATATGCGTTGCTGGCATTTCTAAGGTAGCTGATTATATTTGCAGTGTCAATTAGCTTGGTCCTCCGTCTTGCATTTGAAATACATTGTTGTTTTCTGTCGAACCACAGCGTAAGGAGCCTCGCTTGGCTGAAGTGAGATGTAGTGCAGAAAAGCTCAAGTGCTGCTAAGTCATGACAAACCAACCGGTTTAGGGGAAAGGGCGTAGTATTTGCTGTGTGCACTGTATGTGCTCTAGCAGTCTGTCAGATTGAACGGGACACATGACCCCCAAATACTGCAGTGATTGATGATTTATGTTGTGATCTTACCTGTGAACTTTGAATTAGATCTGTGGACTGGGTTGGACTTTGGAATTATAACTACACAACTCTAATCTGTCACTTCTGTGCCCAGAATAACTAGTAGATCCCCCCCATCTCGAATAAGCCACATATATGCATATCACATCAACAGATTAAATCATGGTTGAATAGAAAAGCCTTGTTCATTAATCGCTTAAATTTGTCTGTTTGAGAACGTACACTCTTGCTTATCTTTATTCACTGGGTTTAGATAATAATTTCACCATCTTAACAGAAAGTTAACGTGTAACTATTTTCAGACACATCTTTCAGCCTTACAAGAGTAAGAATAAAATTGCGGTTTTCAGATGAAGAGAAGAGCATCTGTAACGACTTCAGTTTTTAGCATTTTGGGTCATTTTCAAGAAAAATGTACCAGATTCTGCTCAATTCAGCTTCCTAGATGTGAACATTTACCGGTGCTATGGCTTCAGTGTTGGATGATTATTTAAATTTGATCTAGAGAGGAGTCAATATAAGTGTGCCACATTGGGGCAGGAAATATGTGATTAAAAAACCAGATGAATCGGTATTAGAAAATAAGCACACGTTCCTCCAGGTGTCTTATTAGTTCACGTCTGCACTGTTAGAATAGCTTTGGATTATGCAAAGGAAAATCACATTCatatattattttcttataCAGAAAAAATGATGGTGGTTGCAGACTGAAAGTATTCTTTTGTTTCTACAGCCTGATTCATGTATTGCTTTAATAATATTTGCCTGTCACAGTTAAAGATAAAGGATATATGTTTTTCTGATATGCATTGATGCAGTAGGCAGTGGCAGAGGCACGAGTGTGCATCATAGCTGAGCCGCTGATGAGGAAGAGTCAAGCAGTGGTTTAATTGTAAGTTGTTAACTAGTTAGTAAACTGCAGGGAAAGTTGATAAACAATCActaatcattttcttttttgttcaaTAAAACCCTGTTCCAGATGTCATGTCACTCAAGTTTATTACAACCTTATGCAAGTCAATCATCACAGCTACTACAACATAAcctcagtgtttgttttaaagattCAAGATGAGTGTTTCTGCCATTGCCACCTTGGttgcaaaaagacaaaaaaaaccaaaaaacccagATGATGAGGAAAGGCTGGTCTGACTGTGAAATTGTGTGGCTAACAACTTGTCAGTCACAAGTCATTAGCTAATGAGTGTGCAGTTTTGTGGCATGTACAGGCCTCCCTCTTTGAAATACGGTATGACCAAGACTTTACCCTAAATGTGTACCTGACCCCATAAACTCATCAgcaaagtgtttacagagaTTGAGACCGAAAGCCGTTTCGTGTAGTCTTTTACGGGACTGGAAGTCTTTTGTTCAACCACagctatcgccatctggtggccttcagATAGAATTCATTTTTAAGGCCTCCCATATTGGCTTAATTTTGGCTACATggaagctacatccatcttttatattgtttatgACTCTTTGACatccttcctcttcttcttcaacATGTAAGGATAGAGAAAAACACTTGTAGGTGTATGCCACCCTTTTCAGTTCCAGATGAATTGCTGTCTTGGCACATACACCACCTACAGAACCACTGGTACTTAAGCCAACAAAAAGCACTGTTGTGTAGCCGCTGACATCCTTAAGTCCTCATGTCTTGTCTATGGTTGCTCACTACTTGAGTCACAGATGTTATCAGTAACTATCATCAGTCCTCGTGGATATGAGTGGACGTGGAGAATTTCTGGTTAAGGCAGGAGTGGCTCTAAGTTTTTCACATAAATACTTTTAGTTAGTATAAAATAGGTCTTGACCTTTAGACTTTGCATTATGAGACTGTAGCAGTCAAGACTGCTTTGGTGTTCTTCATGACTAAGCTTTAGCAAATACTTCTCTTTATGAAGGCAGCCTCCCTCCAGTGGAATGTCTAGTTGAACTTTGAAACATTTTATGATTCAGTGTGAcctgaaataaaactaaagctgAATGGCCATATACTGTATTTTCTACTTCCTGCACATCGGGGTCAGAAAGTTTTGAAATGCTGGTGCACAGTAGCTGCATCAGCAGTTACCTTAAACTTCATTTAGGGTAAGATAATCATCTTATTTTTATCCTCGTTATGAATTTATGCATTTGAAGCAGTTTTCAAGCAGTGTCATTAAGTTTGAATCAGATGTTAAGGAACAGTGAGTCATTAAAAAGTGTGGACTATAGTAACCCATCTTTTccattgttgtttgtgtgtaaatacTCTCTATCAGGggagtgaaggaaaaaaaaaaaagggaagcaTTTGAGCCTTATTGATTTAGGGAAGTTGAGCATGACGTTGGTAGACCTCTTGCGTGTGATCCAAGTCCAGTTCATGTGATGTTGTTCCACATCATGTGGCCACAATAACAAAGGTTTGAAATCTACTTTAACATTTATGTATCTCAGTTAAAGTGAACTTACTAACTTATCAAGCCTAAGGGATGTTATCCATAGGAAATACATACAATACTGTGCAAACGTCTTGAGCCAGGattcatttctttacattttgcttccaaggagtcaGAATTTCTTAAGATCTTTTGAAGTCTTTCTTTGgactttggctgctttttcaccttttttcagTCCAGACCATTCAAGGATTAAACAAAGCACTTAACTCAAAGGATAAACTAGTGTTACACATCAAAAACAATGGGGGGGGATAAAATTGTGTCTTTAGTAGAGATGGAcagatccgatattacgtatctgcatcggtccgatactgatttaaattactggatcggatattggagagaaataaaaaatgtaattcgaTCCGAAGTATCACACAATCATCTCACAAAACGCGCTACTTGGCGTAACCCAGCTCGGCGCATCGGAGCAGTATGTGTCAcatgatagagcggctgttgtCTGCGAGACCTGTTGGCGGTCTGTTggagcatttggagcctcgctacaTGCTTCCTAACCGCAGAATTTCATCTTGGCAAAAACTatcccagagaagtaaagcaagtgtgtaagttcatcccTGAATGTTTGCAGAGTAtttccacgttaagcttaacaactaaTATATTGAGccacagctggactggccatcggagttccatattgaggtgaaaaggaagcgATTTGTCCCGTACTCCAGctagaataaaaaaatagacacaaagctggagttattctgtcgttgCTGCGCAGTTGCATCTACTTCTCTCATTCACTCCCCCTTCCTCTCCTGTTATTAGTTcaaacatgaaactgatcaatgatcagctgatcggcttttctgccACAAGTCCCgcctttcttgtttgtttatcgcccactttgcgctaGAAAGAGgagaccagcggataaacaacagcagcacgtttaagcgtgataagctgttgttaaaatttatttaatattaatttctagtatcaacTGAGGTTTGCTGGAGCCATGGCTGTAAATGCTgttggtcatgatatggtttggatatgtggtgagagggaaacatcaagatgaaaccaggagatgtccttactgaatcatcagagctgaacaggtgatggagaaacaggtttaccttttaggtgacatgaatgagttgaagggaagttatgaactgtttctgagagacaaataacaccaggatccttttctaagtagctgacagctggtaactgtgcaggggcgggtctagcaaagttttgtcggtggccaggtagggcattaacagggagaggggggcacaaagaaatacttttctttgttatgtcatttaaaaactttgattaaataattatctgaatcttgcaACAAAAGTGGTCATCCGattaaatgtatagaaatccattattgtatatagtaactaataagtctaatatacaccctaataagctatagtactttttcctttgggaaggtactatctgtgcagtctgcaattctgttgaagaaagatgttgaatctatttaattattgtagaaaaataattgatttctgtgcatttgttttacacttgcattaaattaaagttgattacatcgattaagggcgatgacaccacggtgattggcctcatacCTCATAGCTGAGCCGCTATGAGGTATGTGGTTCCACCACAAGGGAACCACCCCCCGCCCTaatatttttgctgggagttggcaaccctattagttaggttgcttaatatttctactaagtactctttaaaataccagaatagggaggatggtgtaggtttaaatttattagaccgatcagtgttgctgaactttaaaatgttttgggtggagtgtattttttgcatacaggtataacagaatagcttcggtcgcttgtttttttttttaaaacttaggtatgaacttatacaaaatgcagcaagatatttataaaaaaaaacagttttattgattacaaAATACGCTTTaccggattcatatcggtatcggcagatatccaaatttctgatatcggtatcggacattaaaaagtggtatcgtgccatctctagtcttTAGGCACTTGATTACTAGCAGCTTGTCACATAAACACATAAtctgttcccatttctttatttctttgaatCTATGAAAAGTGCCAATGATAACACAGTTCAACAGGTATAGCATGTTTTGAACCAACAAGGAGATTTCAGAAGAGCTATTGGTTGAAAACTTAGCGTATGTCGGCTTGGTAAATGTGTCAAATGCACTGGACATCTGGAGGAACAGCTTAACtatctgcagaaaatgaacagtaattcattaaaaatggTGGTGGAGGGGGTGGGGGCATCCAAAGACCTAAAACAGGACCTGAGCGATGCATCTGGCACTTCAGTTGATACGTCTACTGtttgctgaagcctcatcagaaatggtctcagtggaagggtggctgtcaagaagttATTCCTAAGGAAGGGAAAGGGGGAGAGAACACTAAGGTATatcaattacacaagaactggactgaaaatgcaTGGCAACAgcgatgaatccaaatttggaGGTTTTGGTCAAATTGTTGTTAGGGGTGCTCAATGTAGTCTCAATATTATATAACAATTTTTCAAGGAAATttgcaacagcgatatttttgctcacatatataataaaaacaaaacaaaaaccagaaaATTTTTAATGGTGATTGCAGTTGCTAGGATGCTGACATTTGGGAGTCCTTATATTGATACTATCATAAGCATAAATATTAGCATGAATCCGTAGTAATGGTCTACAGACATCTGTAAAACACTGTGGAGGCTCTGGCATGGTTTGGGACTGTGTGTGATTGGCAATGACttgtttttcagcatgacagtgatcccgAACACAATgctaatgcagtaaaagcatacctggatagaaaaacgcACAATGGaaaactatcagtcatggactgaCCCCTCCAGAGTCCCTCAACATCTCTCAAGcaatgtgggatcatcttgacagagatcTAATTAAAAGGCACTCAAAGAAAAGCTTGAATGCACTTCTAGAAGCCTGGAAGACTATTGCTGAAGATAACTTGAAGAAATCATGCAAGAGTTGCCCAGGAGGGTTCAGGCTATGTTGACGAATAAAGGTTGTAATGCCAAACACTATCTTTCAAGCTTCTTACAATTCTGTAAACTCTTTTTGctttatatattgtattatccATGTATGTTTAGATCTTTCAATAAATCATTTTCTAAGCCACAtggaaagaaatgaggggtgggtCAAGTCATTTGCACAGCGCTGTATATGCAAGAGTCAATAGGGTTGATATTTACACTTAAGTCTAAGAGCCAAAAGTTCTGCACTGTAGGTttgcacaacagtaaaagaacaaacatccccctcccccctcctttCCAGCAGCAAAATCCATCATTAACCATCTGTTCAGTTATTTCTCACTAATCCTTACAATAACTCACTAAGTGCACTACTTCCTGGCCGATATTTTTGGAGCTATTAAATTCTGATGGTGCTGAAGGAAAATATCAAATATCCCACTTACTGGCGGAGTGCATTTTATACCATTCAACCTCTTGTTCTTAACCAGTTGAGGAATACAGCACAACCCGATTACTTGCATGCACGCAAAAGCACAGAAAGGGTTTCTGTCTTTGGATGACTTAAGACAGCAGAATGACATTTAGATTAAGGATATTGATAAGGGATTTAACAAATTAAGCAGAATTGCTaccacagagaaaagaaaatggcGTGACGAATCATGCTTCTCCATCTGGCAATCTAGtggatgagtgagtttggtggttgccaggaAAACGGTaccgtatttttcagaccataaggtgcaccaCATTATAAGGTGCACCGTCGATGAAtgggtctgttttcatacataaggtgcaccggattataaggtgcattaagcgaaacaaaacagataagtcaaactttactcaactcattcgtcttccttcctccacttccgtactattgattcattagtgttgaattctctttcagctgctctattcccatgttgttgcagtatatgaatgactaaccttgtgaattatctcagttgttctcctgactgaggtttggtctgtttacagcatcctgccatgtgattgcatttgtccctaaccatcgggaaccctcacgttaacttttatcaagcggaaaaaagttagcgttcatcctccagcttcactgtgctaatgtcaTGCTAACATCAgagctcgcaaaatcgctagcctgacgtcccggggctaacgatttttccagtcgggctaccaaaatctatctctgccctgcccgtcgggctatcgtagggaggaaaaatatatgtcaatgcttttgcattctttcagaaatgtagctggggaATTATGTCATTgacatcggtgagccactgtcaatatgtgacatattgaaattgcatttgaatttgtgcttgctttttgctttcactttgcaatcgcgcgaactgtgtatagagagcgacagcactgattggtgagtgacgaTAATTTCCGCACATcatcttatcaatcgttagcttactatgcaaacatgacaagtgaaatctcccgcagcttaaacatgtgagaggttgatcgcgcagagaatcgctgagcgttatgtgagtgcgtgtgtaaaagcagcaggatttatatttcagttctgctgagccaaataaaacaggtcagggtgaagaagtgacagccaaagaaaagcttaccacaaaacggaaaagctatgacaaatcagactataaggcaaaaagaaagtgca
This window of the Maylandia zebra isolate NMK-2024a linkage group LG16, Mzebra_GT3a, whole genome shotgun sequence genome carries:
- the cnga4 gene encoding cyclic nucleotide-gated channel alpha-4 isoform X1, whose product is MDITGDVSIRGNRWQRLFRRQQGQKASGEGHDGVKDKGNHNTFLGRILKFNWNEFIVDPAEQFYYVWIQVMTLPIVYNWVIIILRTCFTMIALSYLPVWLTLDYVSDLMYMIDMIITLHTGYLDQGILVKDLIQLRKRYLRSKHFLWDLASILPFDFLYFAFGIQTPLVRINRLLRIPRLNEALDRMETRTSYPNTFRIAKLMIYIFVLIHWNTCLYFALSSSLGFGSDPWVYPNITNTEFGSMRRQYFYCFWFSAQILTTVGDVPQPEREEEFLFMIADLLIAVLVFASIVGNIGNVITSLRDRDNVFFPNHELVKAYLRSHHISKELRERINNWYQHLYINKKIMRENEILQQLPLHMRTEITVSVHLRTLSKVTIFQNCDRSLLEELVLKLTPQVFSPGEYVCRKGDVGHEMYIIKEGKLAVVADDGVTEFAVLSDGNFFGEISILNIKGNKSGNRRTANIRSNGYSDLFSLSKEDLTDVLSEFPAAKRHLEEKGRQILTKMGMLEESGEKEEGEGEKVETKIQRLESNLEVLQTKLARLMMELESSNRKMQARVAQLELEVSELETQLSEDDGERDRTLGRGQGVGREAEWEREEAEGEEEEEEGSYMKGEKQGLGDDSNDVTKEGDGESTKSTKEDAEKVVEGDKCRPKNPDNQGDKSEDDGEKIQGDDRPGKGDGAEIEPENGKEAKSGKRESEEGKRRKRIRERKLKGRRNERKTKKK
- the cnga4 gene encoding cyclic nucleotide-gated channel alpha-4 isoform X2; amino-acid sequence: MTLPIVYNWVIIILRTCFTMIALSYLPVWLTLDYVSDLMYMIDMIITLHTGYLDQGILVKDLIQLRKRYLRSKHFLWDLASILPFDFLYFAFGIQTPLVRINRLLRIPRLNEALDRMETRTSYPNTFRIAKLMIYIFVLIHWNTCLYFALSSSLGFGSDPWVYPNITNTEFGSMRRQYFYCFWFSAQILTTVGDVPQPEREEEFLFMIADLLIAVLVFASIVGNIGNVITSLRDRDNVFFPNHELVKAYLRSHHISKELRERINNWYQHLYINKKIMRENEILQQLPLHMRTEITVSVHLRTLSKVTIFQNCDRSLLEELVLKLTPQVFSPGEYVCRKGDVGHEMYIIKEGKLAVVADDGVTEFAVLSDGNFFGEISILNIKGNKSGNRRTANIRSNGYSDLFSLSKEDLTDVLSEFPAAKRHLEEKGRQILTKMGMLEESGEKEEGEGEKVETKIQRLESNLEVLQTKLARLMMELESSNRKMQARVAQLELEVSELETQLSEDDGERDRTLGRGQGVGREAEWEREEAEGEEEEEEGSYMKGEKQGLGDDSNDVTKEGDGESTKSTKEDAEKVVEGDKCRPKNPDNQGDKSEDDGEKIQGDDRPGKGDGAEIEPENGKEAKSGKRESEEGKRRKRIRERKLKGRRNERKTKKK